From Vibrio crassostreae, one genomic window encodes:
- a CDS encoding TadE/TadG family type IV pilus assembly protein, whose product MKRLKRRIKGLAIIEFTLVSSLIFLLLFLILALGAYIFSLQMVSEATRKAARLATVCYVLDRDNIAGMVVNDIPLVGFTNANLEVAYLDASGSEITSGYETNPGFGTIKFVRARATGYGIQLISNLSFLGNNGFLAAPAFETILPAESLGVVRAEAGTDIKNRCP is encoded by the coding sequence ATGAAAAGGCTTAAAAGACGAATCAAAGGGCTGGCCATTATTGAGTTCACTTTAGTCTCATCGTTAATTTTTCTACTGCTCTTTCTCATTTTAGCGTTGGGTGCCTATATATTTTCGCTGCAAATGGTCAGTGAGGCGACGAGGAAGGCCGCTAGATTAGCGACGGTATGCTACGTCCTTGATAGAGATAATATTGCGGGAATGGTGGTGAATGATATTCCTCTTGTTGGGTTTACTAATGCGAATTTAGAAGTGGCTTACTTAGACGCGAGCGGTAGTGAAATTACGTCTGGTTACGAGACTAATCCCGGATTTGGCACCATTAAATTTGTGCGTGCTAGGGCTACGGGTTATGGCATTCAGTTAATCAGTAACCTAAGCTTTCTAGGAAATAATGGATTTCTTGCAGCCCCTGCGTTTGAAACAATACTGCCAGCAGAAAGCTTAGGGGTGGTAAGGGCTGAAGCTGGCACAGACATCAAAAATCGGTGCCCATAA
- a CDS encoding CpaF family protein produces MFFKRKNVNPEFEKKVEQISHDSEDANPVDRLSNVEASSHSRNTEASVEKEKAIDEARKVLEQELSIKHFFHKQLLETLDLGLLSSLEKERAKLDLHEAIVQLMAEDGSHALSAEGRKRVIKQIEDEVFGLGPLEPLLADQTVSDILVNGPKSVYVERRGKLEKTPYTFLDDRHLRNIIDRIVSQVGRRIDEASPMVDARLVDGSRVNAIIPPLALDGPSVSIRRFAVDRLTMDNLIDYDSVSPQMAKFVEAAVKGELNILISGGTGSGKTTTLNIFSGFIPRDQRIITIEDSAELQLQQPHVIRLETRPANLEGKGEISQRELVKNTLRMRPDRIVVGEVRGSEAVDMLAAMNTGHDGSLATIHANTPRDALSRVENMFSMAGWNISTKNLRAQIASAIHLVVQMERQEDGKRRMVSIQEINGMEGEVITMSEIFRFQRKGIDEDGNIIGYFTATGVVPQYHDQLVKRGLDLPFELFSETKG; encoded by the coding sequence ATGTTCTTTAAACGAAAAAATGTAAATCCAGAGTTTGAAAAAAAAGTAGAACAGATTTCGCATGATTCAGAAGATGCCAATCCTGTTGACCGTTTATCCAATGTTGAGGCGTCTAGTCACTCTCGAAATACGGAAGCGAGCGTTGAAAAGGAGAAGGCGATTGATGAGGCTCGAAAGGTTTTAGAGCAGGAGCTCTCAATCAAACACTTCTTTCATAAGCAGCTGCTGGAGACCCTAGATTTAGGATTACTTTCTAGCTTGGAGAAAGAGCGCGCTAAGCTCGATTTACACGAAGCCATCGTACAGTTAATGGCTGAAGATGGTAGCCATGCATTGAGCGCGGAAGGGCGCAAGCGGGTTATCAAGCAGATAGAAGATGAGGTTTTTGGCCTTGGTCCGTTAGAGCCTTTATTAGCTGATCAAACCGTGTCAGATATATTGGTCAACGGCCCAAAAAGTGTTTACGTTGAGCGAAGAGGTAAACTCGAAAAAACGCCCTATACCTTTCTTGATGACCGCCATCTGAGAAACATTATCGACCGCATAGTAAGCCAAGTAGGGCGCCGCATAGATGAAGCGTCACCTATGGTAGATGCGCGCTTAGTTGATGGTTCACGTGTTAACGCAATTATCCCGCCTCTCGCACTTGATGGTCCTTCCGTTTCTATCCGTCGCTTTGCTGTTGACCGTTTGACTATGGATAACTTGATTGACTATGACTCAGTGTCTCCTCAGATGGCTAAGTTTGTCGAAGCTGCGGTTAAAGGTGAATTAAATATCTTAATCTCCGGAGGAACAGGGTCGGGGAAAACAACCACACTGAATATCTTTTCTGGCTTTATTCCTCGAGATCAACGAATTATTACCATAGAAGACTCGGCGGAATTACAACTTCAACAACCTCATGTCATTCGCTTAGAAACCCGCCCTGCCAACCTTGAAGGGAAAGGAGAAATCAGTCAGCGCGAATTGGTTAAAAATACCTTACGTATGCGACCTGATCGAATCGTGGTCGGGGAGGTACGTGGTAGCGAAGCCGTTGACATGCTAGCGGCGATGAACACGGGTCATGATGGTTCACTTGCCACCATTCACGCGAATACCCCTCGTGATGCCTTGAGTCGTGTCGAAAACATGTTCTCAATGGCTGGGTGGAACATATCAACCAAAAACTTACGAGCTCAAATAGCTTCGGCTATCCACCTTGTTGTTCAAATGGAACGCCAAGAAGATGGTAAGCGTCGCATGGTGAGTATCCAAGAGATCAACGGCATGGAAGGTGAGGTGATTACGATGTCTGAAATATTCCGTTTTCAGCGTAAAGGTATTGATGAAGATGGCAATATTATCGGTTATTTCACAGCAACGGGGGTTGTGCCTCAATACCATGACCAGTTAGTCAAACGTGGACTCGATCTGCCTTTCGAGCTCTTTAGTGAGACCAAAGGTTAA
- a CDS encoding pilus assembly protein TadG-related protein: MLYRVSQSPKKQQGLVAVMITAALLVFLAVSALAIDINHMVVNKTRLQNAVDSAALAAATILDNSKDKDAVDAEVGTALNAMAASTGNQEIDFSTASIGIDYSNDPQDFTGSATFGANDDVYVRVRVDALEMDEFFIQLFGLEKVVSASAVAGPSSGLAYNNVVPIGVCIGDGTSDNDVNEDGYHDETGEEITNVFGYEVGTVHALKVGDSSLSEMGNGNYHLLDFGSGGNTIKEGLGGSYDQPVKIGEDITTKPGGTVGPTGDGLNTRFGDYGGGLSASDYPSDYVTTEPTNEITIDANTGEITFDDSYDYAQYKLDTNACIASGGAGCASNGVAWRRILPIPMVDCSGKSGGSTDFTVNKIGCFFLLQKAPTNNSGTPAVFGEFIHSCSVTGGSSSNQSTTEGAYRIVLYKDPDSGES; the protein is encoded by the coding sequence ATGTTGTATCGAGTATCACAAAGCCCTAAAAAACAACAAGGCTTAGTTGCGGTGATGATTACTGCTGCTTTGCTGGTTTTTCTAGCTGTCTCAGCGCTAGCTATAGACATAAATCATATGGTCGTGAATAAAACGCGCTTACAAAATGCAGTCGACTCTGCAGCGTTGGCTGCCGCAACCATATTAGACAATAGTAAAGATAAAGACGCTGTAGACGCAGAAGTGGGTACGGCACTTAATGCCATGGCGGCTTCAACCGGGAACCAAGAAATTGATTTCTCTACCGCTTCTATAGGTATTGATTATTCCAATGATCCACAGGACTTTACTGGCAGCGCAACTTTTGGTGCAAATGATGATGTTTATGTGCGTGTTCGCGTAGATGCACTAGAAATGGACGAATTCTTTATTCAACTGTTTGGCCTTGAAAAAGTGGTATCGGCAAGTGCTGTCGCAGGACCGAGTTCAGGCCTAGCTTATAATAATGTTGTACCCATTGGAGTGTGTATTGGTGATGGTACTTCTGATAATGATGTTAATGAAGATGGTTATCATGACGAAACCGGTGAAGAGATAACCAATGTGTTCGGTTATGAAGTTGGAACCGTTCACGCCTTGAAGGTTGGAGACAGTAGCCTATCTGAAATGGGTAATGGTAATTATCACCTGCTGGACTTTGGTTCTGGTGGTAACACAATCAAAGAAGGCTTAGGTGGTAGTTATGATCAGCCAGTTAAAATTGGTGAAGATATAACAACCAAACCTGGCGGCACGGTTGGTCCAACAGGCGATGGCTTAAATACTCGTTTTGGTGATTATGGCGGTGGATTATCGGCATCTGATTACCCTTCAGATTATGTGACCACAGAACCTACCAATGAAATAACGATTGATGCCAATACCGGAGAGATCACTTTCGATGATAGCTACGATTACGCTCAATATAAGTTAGATACCAATGCCTGTATAGCAAGTGGCGGTGCTGGGTGCGCATCTAATGGTGTTGCTTGGCGTCGTATTTTACCTATACCTATGGTGGACTGCTCGGGTAAAAGTGGCGGCTCTACCGACTTTACAGTGAATAAAATTGGCTGCTTTTTCTTGTTGCAAAAAGCACCAACGAACAACTCAGGTACACCCGCCGTTTTTGGTGAGTTTATACATTCTTGCAGTGTTACTGGTGGCTCTAGTAGTAATCAGTCGACAACCGAAGGGGCTTACAGGATTGTTTTGTATAAGGATCCTGATAGCGGGGAGTCGTAA
- a CDS encoding AAA family ATPase, giving the protein MGEAIKITPNENDKDMTRLRTNLKVWLVYSTDAFHLHMTQELKKCRNVHVTSFSLAAMSEEYLKSADVPELIFVEAHGNWAQKMVELQGYDLSLEDKDLSLVVLGDESDNGSLKIALRLGASDFLSHNVTLSDLLPLLKKTASEKLENSSYGEFILFLNTKGGMGATTLALNTAIEMATQHPNEVLLLDIDLQFGVIPDYLNITPTYSVSDAINSSNDLDEMSLGSLVNKHESGLHVLSFKHENNADDFEQAQKIGRLLPILRRFYPYVIIDLSRGLDHVFASAISPATKVLLVLQQSLVSVKNTSRLIKSLKFEYGLQSDSIEVILNRYEKRHSIKLKDVEQAVGNHNIHLMPNDFKVALESANLGQPLVQSRKKSSITRSIIDLSHVLSPPEQEEKGWLKKLFS; this is encoded by the coding sequence ATGGGGGAAGCGATCAAAATAACGCCTAATGAAAACGATAAGGATATGACGCGTTTAAGAACGAATCTAAAGGTTTGGTTAGTCTACAGCACTGACGCCTTTCATTTGCATATGACTCAAGAGCTAAAAAAATGCCGAAATGTTCATGTGACGTCGTTTTCTCTTGCGGCAATGAGTGAGGAGTACTTAAAAAGTGCGGATGTTCCAGAGCTTATTTTCGTTGAAGCTCACGGGAATTGGGCGCAAAAAATGGTTGAGCTGCAAGGGTATGATTTGTCTTTAGAAGACAAGGACTTGTCTTTAGTTGTGCTCGGTGATGAAAGTGATAATGGGTCACTAAAAATCGCACTGCGTTTAGGAGCTTCAGATTTTTTGTCTCACAATGTGACCCTATCTGACCTACTGCCACTCTTGAAGAAAACGGCCTCTGAAAAGCTTGAGAACTCCAGTTACGGAGAGTTTATCTTGTTTTTGAACACCAAAGGAGGGATGGGTGCAACCACCTTAGCGTTAAATACTGCCATTGAGATGGCCACGCAACATCCTAACGAAGTACTTTTACTCGATATCGATCTTCAATTTGGCGTGATACCTGATTATTTGAACATAACCCCCACTTATAGTGTTTCGGATGCGATCAACAGTTCTAATGATTTGGATGAAATGTCTTTGGGGTCATTGGTAAATAAACACGAATCAGGTCTCCATGTTCTAAGCTTTAAGCATGAGAATAACGCAGATGATTTCGAACAGGCTCAGAAAATTGGCAGATTACTTCCAATTCTGCGTCGCTTTTACCCTTATGTGATCATTGATCTGTCTAGAGGCTTAGATCACGTGTTTGCATCAGCAATATCACCTGCGACGAAAGTACTTTTGGTTTTGCAACAGAGCTTAGTGTCAGTAAAAAACACAAGCCGACTAATTAAATCTCTGAAATTTGAGTACGGCTTACAAAGTGACTCAATAGAGGTCATTCTCAACCGTTATGAAAAGCGACATTCAATTAAGTTAAAAGATGTAGAGCAGGCGGTGGGTAATCATAATATACACCTTATGCCTAACGATTTTAAAGTTGCGCTGGAGAGTGCCAACTTGGGACAGCCCTTAGTTCAGTCGAGAAAGAAAAGCTCTATTACTCGCTCTATCATCGATTTGTCTCATGTTCTATCACCACCAGAACAAGAAGAGAAAGGGTGGCTGAAAAAGTTGTTTTCATAA
- a CDS encoding type II and III secretion system protein family protein, giving the protein MRILIACVLSLICISTASVAALQTGKTVTVPHHKSTHVVLSGKAAKVSLGDPEVLDIVILKSNEVFLIGKKLGATNLMAWDSRGRLIESINIEVTHDLNSLKAKLYEFLPDETIEVHSAQNRLLLSGQVSNQQQMNVAMRIAETYSSGQAADASKESGSEQAAATGVINLMSIGGAQQVMLEVTVAEVQRSLVRKFDANFHFFQTSGSDFSWGASSVPAGVLGATPIFNIPTSTDYGILGSFIDSNTLFTFALDVAKQNGVAKVLAEPNLTALSGSKAEFLAGGEFPIPVPDEDGITIEYKEYGVGLKFIPTVLSDKKINLNLAVDVSEIANSSSLTIDPGTTNATYFIPPITRRSASSTLELADGQTIGIAGLLSENVRDISNKMPGFGDVPILGQLFNSQEYVSGETELVILVTPRLAKPIDRTKVTLPTDAFVDPNDLEYYLLGRSAYIAEPSESDSEQSQASQDISPTDGGSEGSFGHDL; this is encoded by the coding sequence ATGAGAATATTAATTGCGTGTGTTTTGAGCCTGATTTGTATTTCGACGGCCAGTGTTGCGGCGTTACAAACGGGAAAAACAGTCACGGTTCCACATCATAAATCTACGCATGTCGTGCTGTCGGGAAAAGCGGCGAAGGTTTCTCTTGGTGATCCTGAAGTTTTAGATATTGTAATTTTAAAATCAAATGAAGTGTTTTTAATTGGTAAAAAATTAGGTGCGACAAACCTAATGGCTTGGGATTCTCGAGGTCGGTTGATTGAGTCTATTAACATTGAGGTTACTCATGATCTTAATAGCCTTAAAGCTAAATTATATGAGTTCCTTCCTGATGAAACTATCGAAGTGCACAGTGCGCAGAACCGTCTATTATTGAGCGGTCAGGTCAGCAACCAACAACAAATGAATGTGGCGATGCGAATCGCAGAAACCTATTCGTCAGGGCAGGCTGCTGACGCATCAAAAGAAAGCGGAAGTGAACAAGCTGCAGCGACAGGTGTTATTAATTTAATGTCGATCGGAGGGGCTCAGCAGGTCATGTTAGAGGTGACGGTTGCTGAGGTTCAAAGAAGCTTGGTAAGAAAGTTTGATGCGAACTTCCATTTCTTCCAAACCAGTGGGTCTGACTTTTCTTGGGGGGCGTCTTCAGTCCCTGCCGGAGTGTTAGGTGCAACCCCAATTTTCAATATTCCTACCTCTACCGATTACGGCATTTTAGGTTCTTTCATTGATAGCAATACATTGTTTACTTTCGCATTGGACGTAGCAAAACAAAATGGTGTGGCAAAAGTCTTGGCTGAACCGAACTTAACCGCGCTAAGCGGTTCAAAGGCTGAGTTTTTAGCGGGGGGAGAATTTCCCATTCCGGTGCCTGACGAAGATGGTATTACCATTGAATATAAAGAATATGGTGTGGGTTTAAAGTTCATCCCAACGGTACTGAGTGACAAAAAAATCAACCTAAACTTAGCGGTTGATGTGAGTGAGATTGCCAATAGTAGCTCGTTAACGATTGATCCTGGTACCACCAATGCGACTTACTTTATCCCTCCAATTACCCGAAGAAGTGCATCGTCGACGCTTGAGTTAGCCGACGGTCAAACCATCGGTATTGCGGGGTTGTTGAGTGAGAATGTTAGGGACATTAGTAACAAGATGCCAGGCTTTGGCGATGTGCCGATTTTAGGTCAGCTTTTCAATAGCCAAGAGTATGTATCTGGTGAAACAGAGCTCGTTATTCTTGTTACTCCTCGACTCGCTAAACCTATTGACCGAACGAAAGTAACGTTACCAACTGATGCCTTTGTTGATCCTAATGATTTGGAATATTACTTGTTAGGCCGAAGCGCTTACATCGCTGAACCGTCTGAATCTGATTCAGAACAATCTCAAGCTTCACAGGATATATCACCGACCGATGGTGGTAGCGAAGGCTCATTTGGCCATGATTTATAA
- a CDS encoding type II secretion system F family protein: MELLNIEVWKQMLEEFGISSQVVIYAMILLTTVLFTLTVGLLFLGARSPLDKKLRQISEEGSVGGRKPYDFSNTLESLSPFISKGNKKDNETYSEKLMHAGFHEKSSLSVFYALKVLSSLIGIVAAFMVYYISLGGDYNNLLIMTCVFLGTFTPNIVLSKLQKERQKKIRNGVPDALDLLVVCTESGLGFNAALGRVASELYVSQPELADELETVFAKIQAGVTMPDALRQLIERTGLVELEGLVSLLSHASRMGGSLAQTLRDYTEDFRDKRQQAAEEIAAKIPTKMLFPMLIFIWPCFFIVALGPGLLIVMDALTAPGASL, translated from the coding sequence ATGGAACTACTCAATATTGAAGTCTGGAAGCAGATGTTAGAAGAGTTTGGGATCAGCTCTCAGGTGGTTATTTATGCGATGATTTTGCTCACTACTGTCTTATTTACATTGACTGTTGGGCTTCTGTTTTTAGGAGCTCGATCTCCTTTAGACAAGAAGCTAAGACAAATATCTGAAGAGGGAAGTGTTGGTGGCCGCAAACCCTATGATTTCTCAAATACGCTTGAATCATTAAGCCCTTTTATAAGTAAAGGTAACAAAAAGGATAATGAAACTTACTCAGAAAAGCTGATGCATGCTGGGTTCCATGAGAAGAGTTCATTATCAGTTTTCTATGCGTTGAAGGTTTTATCTAGCTTAATAGGTATCGTCGCTGCTTTTATGGTCTATTACATATCGTTGGGTGGAGACTACAATAACTTACTCATCATGACCTGTGTTTTTCTTGGAACGTTTACGCCAAATATTGTACTGAGTAAGTTACAAAAAGAGCGTCAGAAAAAAATTAGAAACGGTGTCCCTGATGCGCTTGATCTTCTTGTTGTGTGTACCGAGTCTGGGCTTGGTTTTAATGCTGCCCTTGGACGTGTCGCATCTGAGCTCTATGTCTCTCAGCCGGAGCTAGCGGATGAACTAGAGACTGTGTTTGCTAAAATCCAAGCGGGTGTCACCATGCCTGATGCGCTTAGGCAGCTTATCGAACGAACCGGTTTAGTCGAGTTGGAAGGTTTGGTTTCTTTGCTTTCTCATGCGTCGAGAATGGGGGGGAGTTTAGCGCAAACACTCCGTGATTATACAGAAGACTTTAGAGATAAACGTCAGCAAGCTGCTGAAGAAATTGCTGCAAAAATACCGACTAAGATGTTATTCCCTATGTTGATATTTATTTGGCCTTGCTTTTTCATTGTCGCACTTGGCCCAGGACTATTGATCGTAATGGACGCATTAACTGCGCCGGGAGCAAGTTTATGA
- a CDS encoding TadE/TadG family type IV pilus assembly protein, translating to MTLSNKHQRGFAAVEMVIATPVLLFFLGLVIELGNILIHYNVISKSVQNGARYAVSEVYDTKGGTIAPTLEIQNVVVYGQSSVGTAVLSTLTTSDVTVTPPSIDSYVRVSVTYDYVPLFLSIPLSATSFSIPLSVTSVMRVL from the coding sequence ATGACACTATCTAATAAACATCAACGTGGTTTTGCTGCTGTAGAGATGGTTATTGCTACCCCTGTGCTACTGTTTTTTTTGGGGTTGGTGATTGAGCTTGGCAATATTCTGATTCACTACAATGTTATCTCTAAATCTGTACAAAATGGCGCACGATATGCTGTTAGTGAGGTTTACGATACCAAAGGTGGCACTATTGCACCAACTTTGGAGATTCAAAATGTGGTGGTTTACGGTCAGAGCAGCGTGGGGACGGCAGTACTATCTACATTGACGACATCGGATGTAACAGTAACACCACCCTCTATTGACAGCTATGTGCGAGTCAGCGTGACATATGACTATGTGCCGTTGTTTCTGTCTATTCCTTTATCCGCCACAAGTTTTTCTATTCCGTTAAGTGTCACTTCGGTGATGAGGGTATTGTGA
- a CDS encoding type II secretion system F family protein, giving the protein MDNVSVSLGLLFIAVLFISQALLLPAAGKKAKHKELSRRLKETQRNIDAESLSLLKEHYNKELSPLDRKLIVISFFAGLKKMLELAGMKVALSRFLLIISLCAVLLSLISIMTNQVWFISVAAFIFVWVIAYLFVQNRVTYRMARFEEQLPEALDIIRRALQAGQPLVQSFNEVGEELPDPIGTEFKNTYNLLNYGYDLRLAILQMTERVPTVSMLAFSSAVMLQKETGGNLSENLQKVSEVLRARFKLERKVKTLSAESRLSAWILTLSPFGLFFALRVASPEYIEPLYKDPRGLSMVSVGIILLAIGALWIKKIISIEI; this is encoded by the coding sequence ATGGACAATGTAAGCGTTTCATTAGGCCTATTGTTTATCGCAGTACTTTTTATTTCCCAAGCGTTGTTGTTACCTGCTGCAGGTAAGAAAGCGAAGCATAAAGAGCTGTCTCGTCGCTTGAAAGAGACGCAACGTAATATCGATGCAGAGAGTTTGTCATTACTCAAAGAGCACTATAACAAAGAACTCTCCCCGCTGGATCGTAAGCTCATCGTTATCTCTTTTTTCGCGGGCTTGAAAAAAATGTTGGAACTGGCAGGTATGAAAGTGGCATTAAGCCGATTCTTACTGATTATTTCTCTTTGCGCTGTATTACTCTCATTGATATCGATAATGACCAACCAAGTGTGGTTCATAAGTGTCGCGGCATTCATTTTCGTTTGGGTTATTGCTTACTTGTTTGTGCAAAACCGAGTGACTTACCGAATGGCTCGATTTGAAGAACAACTTCCTGAGGCGTTGGATATTATTCGACGTGCCTTACAAGCAGGGCAACCGCTCGTTCAATCATTTAATGAGGTTGGCGAAGAGCTTCCTGACCCAATAGGTACCGAATTTAAGAACACCTATAACTTACTTAATTATGGTTATGATTTACGTCTAGCGATTTTACAGATGACAGAGCGAGTACCCACTGTATCAATGTTGGCTTTTTCTAGTGCCGTAATGTTGCAAAAAGAGACTGGGGGTAATTTATCTGAGAACCTGCAAAAGGTATCAGAAGTACTTAGAGCGCGTTTTAAACTGGAAAGGAAGGTAAAAACACTCTCTGCTGAAAGTCGCTTATCAGCATGGATCTTAACATTATCCCCTTTTGGTTTGTTTTTCGCATTACGGGTGGCTAGTCCCGAATATATCGAGCCACTTTATAAAGACCCACGCGGTTTATCGATGGTCAGTGTCGGTATTATTCTTTTGGCCATTGGGGCCTTGTGGATTAAAAAGATCATCAGCATAGAGATTTAA
- the cpaB gene encoding Flp pilus assembly protein CpaB encodes MNKSQVFLLFLLSVVFGLAAVFFAKQWMDDQVQPTVEVETVERHPVVVASQEIEAGTIIEEQFLTTRLMEVDWINENNYSDKAELIGKVVANTVYTGEVLHKLRFTVPGEGSTLAALIPENKRAVTIRVDDVIGVAGFLLPGNKVDILNTVSYGKNSAATQTVLKDIKVLAVDQTAKTKENSPIIVRAVTLEMTPKEAEKLLTAKSKGDIQLTLRNPHEVEKKVVRRYVPRPSVTIIKGTETSNVRVKD; translated from the coding sequence ATGAATAAGAGTCAAGTTTTCCTACTGTTTTTACTGTCCGTAGTATTCGGCTTAGCGGCTGTATTTTTTGCTAAGCAGTGGATGGATGATCAAGTTCAGCCAACCGTTGAAGTTGAAACGGTCGAGCGTCACCCCGTTGTTGTCGCATCACAAGAAATTGAAGCCGGAACTATTATCGAGGAGCAGTTTTTAACCACCAGATTGATGGAAGTTGATTGGATTAATGAAAATAACTATTCGGATAAAGCAGAGCTGATTGGCAAGGTTGTTGCGAATACTGTCTATACGGGAGAGGTGCTTCACAAGTTACGATTTACTGTACCAGGAGAAGGGTCAACGCTTGCAGCTCTTATCCCTGAAAATAAACGTGCGGTAACGATACGTGTTGATGATGTTATTGGTGTGGCGGGTTTCTTATTACCGGGTAACAAGGTTGATATTCTCAATACCGTTTCTTACGGAAAAAATTCTGCAGCGACTCAAACAGTATTAAAAGACATTAAGGTTTTGGCTGTTGACCAAACGGCTAAAACGAAAGAAAACAGTCCGATTATTGTACGAGCGGTAACACTTGAGATGACGCCGAAAGAGGCAGAGAAACTTCTCACGGCTAAAAGCAAAGGCGATATTCAGCTGACTTTGAGAAACCCACATGAAGTTGAGAAAAAAGTGGTTCGTCGATATGTGCCTAGACCAAGTGTCACCATTATCAAAGGTACAGAAACATCTAATGTGCGCGTCAAGGATTGA
- a CDS encoding ATPase AAA, translating into MDIIGRTAPTTLKPQISAPAVPTSIDMLGVPEVVIENLVLKHLSAYPKSDVLELSNYMCVVTHIVESALAVLRKKSLIEVFQPTSDLSLSSVSHSHVRYSLSEKGLEEADLAFKRDAYLGPAPVSLTQYSDVVKQQDLRAELVTRPHVEAALDDVYGVDKMISVLGPAINSGRALLLYGHAGTGKTFVASRIVNALHTSVFIPYAVYALGNIIKVFSAQHHKPLDSNGSDQSISLKDQYDKRWLNCERPNIQVGGELTMDMLEVNHSENSRVWLAPVQMMANNGIFVIDDLGRQPMPVDALLNRWIVPMEYSFDYLSLPNGQQITMPFVLTLAFSTNLNPKKISDPAFLRRLGYKIEFKPLNQRDYEALWMSVVADKEVELQDGFFERLSQMHTLLKVPLFPCLPKDLVGISKDILSFEQLPPVITFDILSMAWEVYFTSDGHEEENNE; encoded by the coding sequence ATGGATATTATAGGGCGTACTGCTCCAACAACTTTGAAGCCTCAAATTTCAGCCCCGGCCGTTCCTACATCTATTGATATGTTGGGTGTTCCTGAAGTCGTTATTGAAAACCTCGTACTCAAGCATTTGTCTGCTTACCCTAAGTCGGATGTATTAGAACTCTCTAATTATATGTGTGTTGTCACCCATATTGTGGAAAGTGCTCTGGCCGTTTTAAGGAAGAAGTCGTTAATTGAGGTATTTCAGCCTACCTCAGATCTTTCTCTATCATCAGTATCCCATAGTCATGTCCGTTACTCCCTTTCTGAGAAAGGGCTGGAAGAAGCTGATCTTGCCTTTAAACGTGATGCTTATTTAGGCCCCGCACCTGTTTCACTTACCCAATATAGTGATGTTGTAAAGCAGCAAGACCTGAGAGCAGAGCTAGTGACTCGGCCACATGTCGAAGCAGCACTGGATGATGTATATGGTGTCGATAAAATGATTTCAGTGCTAGGGCCTGCAATCAATTCTGGACGTGCTTTGTTGTTATATGGGCACGCTGGTACTGGTAAAACATTTGTCGCGAGCCGTATTGTGAATGCTTTGCACACCTCTGTATTTATTCCTTATGCAGTCTATGCATTAGGTAACATTATCAAGGTGTTCTCGGCGCAACATCATAAACCGTTGGATAGTAACGGCAGCGATCAAAGCATTTCCCTCAAAGATCAGTACGACAAGCGTTGGCTTAATTGTGAAAGGCCAAATATCCAAGTTGGGGGTGAACTGACAATGGATATGCTTGAAGTTAATCATTCAGAAAATAGTCGAGTTTGGTTAGCACCAGTTCAAATGATGGCAAATAATGGGATTTTTGTCATTGATGATCTTGGTCGTCAGCCCATGCCGGTGGATGCGCTTCTTAACCGTTGGATTGTACCGATGGAGTACTCATTCGACTATTTGTCGCTGCCTAATGGTCAGCAGATAACGATGCCATTTGTATTAACCCTTGCCTTTTCTACCAATCTAAACCCCAAGAAAATAAGCGATCCTGCCTTTTTACGTCGTTTAGGTTACAAGATTGAATTCAAGCCACTTAATCAGCGAGATTATGAAGCTTTATGGATGAGCGTCGTTGCTGATAAAGAGGTCGAGCTTCAAGACGGATTTTTTGAGCGTTTGTCTCAAATGCACACGCTGCTTAAGGTGCCACTTTTCCCATGTTTACCGAAAGATCTCGTTGGTATAAGCAAAGATATTCTTTCGTTTGAGCAGCTACCACCTGTTATCACATTCGATATTCTTTCCATGGCATGGGAAGTTTATTTTACCTCTGATGGACACGAGGAAGAGAATAATGAATAA